Proteins found in one Streptomyces sp. NBC_00190 genomic segment:
- a CDS encoding helix-turn-helix domain-containing protein has protein sequence MGEPKAVGLAAAAYAAALRAAVHGFTMQGGTQKEIAVAAHVAPATLSRYLSGDRVAPPTFVARLDSFLAERGRPLDAGVRERLDELCARAHEASRSPAVQLVILKQELARVQGEKQAGEAELAALKEHADQLAGELEQALEQARHAETGLGVLEQRVTEQDKKLQDAQAYTRRLEAELTAQHDQVVLVQREVEVLRRQNKTLLDESTATTMSGGTLEGAVPAVSTQATSGKAEREAPAPLPPRDLSTSTFKPLMPTPAPPPERRPLLGRADTKEQFTGQLRALRARAGGKRVWPAEKLAGLSPSRPYGNSSTQEDTALMDRWFANGEFPHDWRRLRPVLRGLGATSLEVKTFAASYDRIGKGRTARTSDVMTAVLVLAAMAVIYLGATAVLQSDTESGTSKTLTALGALLASAIIGGTGATLIAPNPDKPSPHAEWPYTLIFCCAPITLIASVIVPFATGTDTWGHWIADLLGLL, from the coding sequence ATGGGTGAACCGAAGGCGGTCGGGCTGGCGGCCGCCGCCTACGCGGCCGCGCTGCGCGCCGCGGTGCACGGCTTCACGATGCAGGGCGGCACGCAGAAGGAGATCGCGGTCGCCGCGCATGTCGCCCCGGCCACCCTCTCGCGCTACCTCAGCGGCGACAGGGTCGCCCCGCCCACCTTCGTCGCGCGCCTGGACTCGTTCCTCGCGGAGCGGGGCCGGCCCCTGGACGCCGGAGTGCGGGAGCGGCTTGACGAGCTGTGCGCCCGGGCCCATGAGGCCAGCCGGTCACCGGCCGTCCAGCTGGTAATCCTCAAGCAGGAACTCGCCCGGGTACAGGGAGAGAAACAGGCCGGTGAGGCGGAACTGGCCGCGCTCAAGGAGCATGCGGACCAGCTGGCCGGTGAGCTGGAGCAGGCGCTGGAGCAGGCCCGCCACGCGGAGACGGGACTAGGCGTCCTCGAACAGCGTGTCACCGAGCAGGACAAGAAGCTCCAGGACGCCCAGGCCTACACCCGCCGGCTGGAGGCGGAACTCACCGCGCAGCACGACCAGGTCGTCCTCGTACAGCGAGAAGTCGAAGTCCTGCGCCGCCAGAACAAGACCCTCCTCGACGAGAGCACCGCCACCACCATGTCCGGCGGAACGCTCGAAGGCGCCGTTCCCGCCGTGTCAACGCAGGCCACCAGCGGGAAGGCGGAGCGGGAAGCCCCGGCTCCCCTCCCGCCACGGGATCTTTCCACCAGCACCTTCAAGCCGCTGATGCCAACCCCCGCGCCTCCGCCGGAGCGCAGGCCGCTCCTGGGTCGTGCGGACACCAAAGAACAGTTCACAGGGCAGCTGCGGGCGCTACGCGCCCGGGCCGGCGGCAAGAGGGTCTGGCCAGCCGAAAAACTCGCCGGCCTGAGCCCCAGCAGGCCCTACGGCAACAGCTCCACGCAAGAGGACACTGCCCTGATGGACCGATGGTTCGCCAATGGCGAGTTCCCGCACGACTGGCGCCGGCTTAGGCCGGTCCTGCGCGGGCTGGGCGCAACCTCTTTAGAGGTCAAAACCTTCGCCGCCTCCTACGACAGGATCGGGAAAGGGCGCACGGCCAGGACGTCGGACGTGATGACGGCGGTCCTTGTCCTGGCCGCGATGGCCGTGATCTACCTCGGCGCCACCGCCGTCCTCCAAAGCGATACCGAATCGGGGACCTCGAAGACCCTCACCGCCCTCGGAGCGCTACTGGCCTCCGCGATCATCGGGGGAACAGGCGCGACACTGATCGCTCCGAACCCCGACAAGCCCTCTCCCCACGCGGAGTGGCCCTACACCCTGATCTTCTGCTGTGCCCCGATCACCCTGATCGCCAGCGTCATCGTCCCGTTCGCCACCGGCACCGACACCTGGGGCCACTGGATCGCAGACCTACTCGGACTGCTCTGA
- a CDS encoding GNAT family N-acetyltransferase — MSQHSVTLDEIVLEDWPAVHSWACLPEVCRYQSWGPNTEVQTQDFVDSAVKAWSGTPQRRFPYVARVGRDVVGMGELHVRSHKQRQGEISYIVHPRVWGQGIGTEIGRQLLAHGFGELGLHRIHATCDPRNLGSSRVLSKIGMTHEGRLRHTALLHDGWRDSMIFSSLEGEWRSTA; from the coding sequence ATGAGTCAGCACTCGGTAACCTTGGACGAGATCGTTTTGGAGGACTGGCCGGCCGTTCACTCCTGGGCGTGCCTCCCGGAGGTATGCCGCTATCAGTCCTGGGGGCCGAACACAGAGGTCCAGACACAGGACTTCGTGGACTCCGCGGTCAAGGCCTGGTCGGGCACCCCTCAGCGCCGGTTCCCCTACGTCGCCCGCGTCGGGCGGGATGTGGTGGGCATGGGTGAGCTGCATGTCCGCAGCCATAAGCAGCGCCAGGGCGAGATCTCATACATCGTGCATCCCCGGGTATGGGGGCAGGGCATCGGCACGGAAATAGGCCGGCAGCTGCTCGCGCACGGGTTCGGCGAGCTGGGGCTCCATCGGATCCATGCCACCTGTGACCCGAGGAATCTCGGCTCCTCCCGAGTACTATCCAAGATCGGTATGACGCATGAGGGACGCCTGCGCCACACGGCACTGCTCCACGACGGCTGGCGAGACTCCATGATCTTCAGCAGCCTCGAAGGGGAATGGCGCTCCACTGCGTAA
- a CDS encoding XRE family transcriptional regulator, with the protein MGRPEAPVDHTVPALGELAQFLRDVRGGIPYSTLAERSQRGASPLKRAASGKTLPTWECVEGYLGACGISSGTPHHERARQLHSRAQEAWRRPSGSTAVPRPDLASSEADLSRALRDAYAAAGRPSLRVLSERAEGWNLSRSTAHRIVNGQAMPVDILQYLSFLQGCQVSRDRLPAWFAAWSRVRDVSPFAVFWLVQFHSSQFGPQYNEWARKQQVYPKPSWFDAAEAAIARRAANSPIDARRFVERLAA; encoded by the coding sequence GTGGGGCGCCCCGAAGCCCCTGTCGACCACACGGTCCCCGCGCTGGGGGAGCTGGCCCAGTTCCTCCGCGACGTGCGAGGCGGTATCCCCTACAGCACGCTGGCGGAGCGCAGCCAGCGGGGAGCCTCCCCCCTCAAGCGCGCCGCGTCTGGGAAGACGCTGCCCACCTGGGAGTGCGTTGAGGGGTATCTGGGCGCCTGTGGCATCAGCAGCGGCACCCCCCACCACGAGCGCGCGCGGCAACTCCACTCCCGCGCGCAGGAGGCCTGGCGCCGGCCCAGCGGCTCTACGGCCGTACCGCGGCCCGACCTCGCCTCCAGCGAAGCCGACCTGAGCCGTGCCCTGCGGGACGCCTACGCTGCCGCCGGTCGCCCGTCGCTTCGAGTGCTGTCCGAGCGGGCCGAAGGCTGGAACCTGTCCCGAAGCACGGCCCACCGCATCGTCAACGGGCAGGCCATGCCCGTCGACATCCTGCAGTACCTGAGCTTCCTTCAGGGCTGCCAGGTGTCGCGCGACAGGCTGCCGGCCTGGTTCGCCGCCTGGTCCCGGGTTCGGGATGTGAGCCCGTTCGCCGTGTTCTGGCTCGTTCAGTTCCACTCCTCCCAGTTCGGTCCCCAGTACAACGAATGGGCCAGGAAGCAGCAGGTGTACCCGAAGCCCAGTTGGTTCGACGCGGCGGAAGCGGCCATAGCTCGACGCGCCGCCAACTCGCCGATCGACGCCCGGCGCTTTGTAGAGCGCCTCGCAGCCTGA